The Setaria italica strain Yugu1 chromosome IX, Setaria_italica_v2.0, whole genome shotgun sequence genome has a window encoding:
- the LOC101760275 gene encoding malate dehydrogenase, cytoplasmic has product MAKEPMRVLVTGAAGQIGYALVPMIARGVMLGADQPVILHMLDIPPAAEALNGVKMELVDAAFPLLKGVVATTDVVEACTGVNVAVMVGGFPRKEGMERKDVMSKNVSIYKGQASALEAHAAPNCKVLVVANPANTNALILKEFAPSIPERNVTCLTRLDHNRALGQISERLNVQVSDVKNVIIWGNHSSSQYPDVNHATVKTSSGDKPVRELVADDEWLNGEFITTVQQRGAAIIKARKFSSALSAASSACDHIRDWVLGTPEGTFVSMGVYSDGSYGVPAGLIYSFPVTCSGGEWKIVQGLPIDEFSRKKMDATAQELSEEKALAYSCLE; this is encoded by the exons GGCAAATTGGATATGCGCTCGTCCCCATGATTGCTAGGGGAGTTATGCTTGGTGCGGACCAGCCTGTTATTCTGCACATGCTTGACATTCCACCAGCAGCTGAAGCTCTTAATGGTGTTAAGATGGAGTTGGTAGATGCTGCATTTCCTCTTCTTAAGG GAGTCGTCGCGACAACTGATGTTGTGGAGGCCTGCACTGGTGTGAATGTTGCGGTCATGGTTGGTGGATTCCCCAGGAAGGAGGGAATGGAGAGGAAAGATGTTATGTCGAAAAATGTTTCAATCTACAAAGGTCAAGCATCTGCCCTCGAAGCTCATGCGGCCCCCAACTGCAAG GTTCTGGTTGTTGCCAACCCAGCAAATACCAATGCTCTTATCTTGAAAGAATTTGCTCCATCTATTCCTGAGAGGAATGTTACCTGCTTGACCCGTCTGGACCACAACAGGGCTCTTGGCCAAATTTCTGAGAGACTTAATGTCCAAGTCAGTGATGTGAAGAATGTTATTATATGGGGTAACCACTCATCCTCTCAGTACCCTGATGTTAACCATGCCACAGTGAAGACTTCCAGTGGAGATAAGCCTGTTCGTGAACTTGTTGCTGATGATGAATG GCTTAATGGGGAATTCATCACGACCGTCCAGCAGCGTGGTGCTGCAATCATCAAGGCAAGGAAGTTCTCCAGTGCTCTTTCTGCTGCCAGCTCTGCTTGTGACCACATCCGTGATTGGGTTCTTGGAACCCCTGAG GGAACATTTGTTTCCATGGGTGTGTACTCTGATGGTTCGTACGGTGTGCCTGCTGGACTGATCTACTCATTCCCAGTAACATGCAGTGGCGGTGAATGGAAAATCGTTCAAG GCCTCCCGATCGATGAGTtctcgaggaagaagatggatgCTACCGCCCAGGAGCTGTCCGAGGAGAAGGCGCTCGCTTACTCATGCCTCGAGTAA